From a single Miscanthus floridulus cultivar M001 chromosome 8, ASM1932011v1, whole genome shotgun sequence genomic region:
- the LOC136476245 gene encoding GCN5-related N-acetyltransferase 7, chloroplastic-like isoform X2 — protein sequence MASASRLLPPVPPPAAQLRGRRDRLAVPRLRCRAAASAASATDGAVLLERGGPAAVAVREFVTLDELRAAVRLRVRSFYEYAVDSVGTEDYRKALADREFEALQDRISGKMINFQRVSCINGTVPLSPSLMSAEELCSTCKFVEDGEERVVVGSLDLNQCLWLPDELTGKRPGTILNEAKECWICLKMRSLRADQIAQNIAMIISMKMGL from the exons ATGGCGTCGGCGTCGCGGCTGCTCCCGCCCGTGCCTCCTCCGGCCGCCCAGCTCCGCGGCCGGCGGGACCGCCTCGCCGTGCCGCGCCTCCGgtgccgcgccgccgcctccgccgcctcggccACTGATGGCGCCGTGCTGCTGGAGCGTGGCGGTCCCGCGGCGGTGGCCGTGCGGGAGTTCGTCACGCTTGACGAGCTCCGCGCCGCCGTGCGCCTCCGCGTCCGCAGCTTCTACGAGTACGCCGTCGACTCCGTCGGAACCGAG GATTACAGAAAGGCTCTTGCAGATAGGGAGTTTGAAGCATTACAGGATAGAATTTCTGGGAAGATGATAAATTTTCAAAGAGTTTCTTGCATAAACGGGACTGTTCCACTGTCCCCATCATTAATGTCAGCTGAGGAACTTTGTTCTACGTGCAAG TTTGTGGAGGATGGAGAAGAGAGAGTAGTAGTTGGTAGTTTAGACCTTAATCAGTGTCTTTGGCTACCAGATGAATTGACTGGAAAGAGGCCTGGG ACAATCTTGAATGAAGCCAAAGAATGCTGGATTTGTCTGAAAATGAGGTCATTGCGAGCTGACCAAATAGCCCAGAACATTGCTATGATTATTTCCATGAAGATGGGATTATGA
- the LOC136476245 gene encoding GCN5-related N-acetyltransferase 7, chloroplastic-like isoform X3 — protein sequence MASASRLLPPVPPPAAQLRGRRDRLAVPRLRCRAAASAASATDGAVLLERGGPAAVAVREFVTLDELRAAVRLRVRSFYEYAVDSVGTEDYRKALADREFEALQDRISGKMINFQRVSCINGTVPLSPSLMSAEELCSTCKFVEDGEERVVVGSLDLNQCLWLPDELTGKRPGVRLLLPFFYAIAEY from the exons ATGGCGTCGGCGTCGCGGCTGCTCCCGCCCGTGCCTCCTCCGGCCGCCCAGCTCCGCGGCCGGCGGGACCGCCTCGCCGTGCCGCGCCTCCGgtgccgcgccgccgcctccgccgcctcggccACTGATGGCGCCGTGCTGCTGGAGCGTGGCGGTCCCGCGGCGGTGGCCGTGCGGGAGTTCGTCACGCTTGACGAGCTCCGCGCCGCCGTGCGCCTCCGCGTCCGCAGCTTCTACGAGTACGCCGTCGACTCCGTCGGAACCGAG GATTACAGAAAGGCTCTTGCAGATAGGGAGTTTGAAGCATTACAGGATAGAATTTCTGGGAAGATGATAAATTTTCAAAGAGTTTCTTGCATAAACGGGACTGTTCCACTGTCCCCATCATTAATGTCAGCTGAGGAACTTTGTTCTACGTGCAAG TTTGTGGAGGATGGAGAAGAGAGAGTAGTAGTTGGTAGTTTAGACCTTAATCAGTGTCTTTGGCTACCAGATGAATTGACTGGAAAGAGGCCTGGGGTACGACTGTTGCTTCCTTTTTTCTATGCTATTGCAGAATACTGA
- the LOC136468946 gene encoding uncharacterized protein, which translates to MPPLLARCRILTSVTGEGKITASAPASLSLPTRGPTHSSAPFRSSFLPPALLADAATQCRHTPRRAQCRPPPRNLGVLFLAAWAASRALVARLGFALSWKLVLATQVFCWTWQFLGHGLFEKKGPTVSDLPEVFLMEPFLIFLQILNKLFGYEPYPEFCKNVDRKMEADLRESRELKQRKTT; encoded by the exons atgccgcccctgttggcacgatgccgcata CTGACCAGCGTGACAGGCGAAGGAAAAATAACCGCCTCTGCCCCTGCATCTCTATCCCTCCCCACGCGCGGCCCGACCCACTCCAGCGCGCCCTTCCGCTCCTCGTTTCTTCCTCCCGCTCTGCTCGCCGACGCCGCCACCCAATGCCGCCACACACCCCGCCGCGCCCAATGCCGCCCCCCACCGAGAAATCTGGGGGTGCTCTTCCTCGCCGCGTGGGCCGCCAGCCGCGCCCTCGTGGCCCGCCTCGGCTTCGCTCTCTCCTGGAAGCTCGTCCTCGCCACGCAGGTCTTCTGCTGGACCTGGCAGTTCCTTGGCCACGGCCTCTTCGAG AAGAAGGGGCCGACTGTGAGTGATCTTCCCGAGGTGTTCTTAATGGAGCCGTTCCTCATCTTCCTGCAG ATACTGAACAAGCTGTTCGGCTATGAGCCGTACCCTGAGTTCTGCAAGAACGTGGACAGGAAGATGGAAGCTGATCTCAGGGAGAGCAGAGAGCTCAAGCAGAGGAAGACAACCTGA
- the LOC136471773 gene encoding indole-2-monooxygenase-like: MGHVNVVYQLLQASLAQRLLLLVPLVLVLMLLLHLASRSRRGSNEKQQRRPKHIPPPSPPGLPIIGHLHLVGDLPHVSLRSLAAKHGCLMLLRFGTVPNLVVSSSRAARLIMQTHDHAFASRPASKISNTLLYGSSDIGFSPYGDHWRQLRRLVTTHLFTVKKVNSYRLSRQEEVRLVIKKIQEAAAASKEVDISEMMNTFANDIVCRAVSGKFFRAEGRNKVFRELIQLNTILFGGFSLEDNFPGLANVLGLLTRWFVSNKADEAHKRWDDLLETIVSDHERRRRSEHGHGGGGGVDQEESDFIDVLLSVQQEYGITRDHLKAILMDMFSAGTETSSLVLELAMAELMRHPQLMSKLQAEVRKNTPKGQEMVEQDNLASMPYLRAVVKETLRLHPPAPLLLPHLSMVDCDVDGYRIPSGTRVIINAWAISRDPESWESAEEEFVPERFMDAASAAAIDLRGNDFQFLPFGAGRRICPGLNFGLATVDIMLANLVYCFDWGLPIGMKEEDIDMTEVFGLTVRRKEKLILLPEPHACAC, translated from the exons ATGGGTCATGTGAATGTAGTATACCAGCTCCTGCAAGCATCTCTAGCGCAACGGCTACTACTGCTCGTCCCTCTCGTCCTCGTCCTAATGCTACTGCTGCACCTCGCCTCCCGAAGCCGTCGTGGCAGCAACGAAAAACAGCAGCGACGACCGAAGCATATCCCGCCTCCTTCGCCTCCTGGCCTGCCCATCATAGGCCACCTGCACCTCGTCGGCGACCTCCCGCACGTCTCGCTCCGCAGCCTGGCCGCAAAGCACGGCTGCCTCATGCTCCTCCGCTTCGGCACCGTCCCAAACCTCGTCGTGTCGTCCTCGCGCGCGGCTCGGCTGATCATGCAAACACATGACCACGCCTTCGCCTCGCGGCCGGCTTCCAAGATCTCCAATACCCTCCTGTATGGGTCATCTGATATTGGCTTCTCCCCCTACGGCGATCATTGGCGTCAGCTTAGGAGGCTCGTTACCACGCACCTCTTCACTGTCAAGAAGGTGAACTCCTACCGGCTCTCCCGCCAAGAGGAG GTGCGCCTAGTGATCAAGAAGATCCAGGAGGCGGCAGCTGCGAGCAAGGAGGTGGACATCAGCGAAATGATGAACACGTTCGCCAACGATATCGTGTGTCGTGCCGTGTCAGGAAAGTTCTTCAGGGCGGAAGGGCGGAACAAGGTCTTCCGAGAGCTGATCCAGCTGAATACTATTCTGTTTGGAGGGTTCAGCCTCGAAGACAACTTCCCAGGGCTAGCGAACGTGTTAGGTTTGCTCACCAGGTGGTTTGTAAGCAACAAGGCCGACGAGGCACACAAAAGATGGGACGATTTACTTGAAACGATAGTAAGCGACCACGAGAGACGAAGAAGATCTGAGCAtgggcatggtggtggtggtggtgttgatcaagaagagagtgactTCATCGATGTGTTGCTCTCAGTTCAGCAAGAGTATGGTATCACTAGAGATCATCTCAAGGCCATCTTGATG GACATGTTTTCTGCGGGCACAGAGACTTCATCACTAGTTCTAGAACTCGCCATGGCGGAGCTTATGCGCCACCCTCAGCTCATGAGCAAGCTACAAGCCGAGGTGCGGAAGAACACACCCAAAGGACAAGAGATGGTTGAGCAAGATAACCTAGCTAGCATGCCATATCTAAGAGCCGTGGTGAAAGAGACGCTGAGGTTGCACCCACCGGCACCACTCCTGCTTCCTCACCTCTCAATGGTGGACTGTGACGTGGATGGCTACAGAATCCCCTCGGGGACACGAGTCATCATCAACGCATGGGCCATCAGTAGGGATCCGGAGTCCTGGGAGAGCGCGGAGGAGGAGTTCGTGCCGGAGAGGTTCATGGACGCTGCCAGCGCCGCGGCCATTGACCTGAGGGGGAACGACTTCCAGTTCTTGCCGTTCGGGGCTGGCCGGAGGATCTGCCCGGGCCTCAACTTTGGCCTGGCTACTGTTGACATTATGTTGGCAAACCTCGTCTACTGTTTTGACTGGGGTCTGCCCATTGGCATGAAGGAAGAGGATATTGATATGACAGAGGTGTTTGGATTGACAGTCCGTCGAAAGGAGAAGCTCATCCTGCTTCCGGAACCACATGCGTGCGCATGTTAG
- the LOC136468947 gene encoding uncharacterized protein, which yields MADHGWMYSGWKRGRPTNEWVEKTNEFLDRAYSIPELVESDTIKCPCAMCRNYFRHKRPKIELHLCHNGYKENYQTWTSHGERRENHEHVIGLEVQPEGFGETDRMDDMLVDLAGGHPPLDEETPTGFAEAFYRMAVSADERVHDQTLHSRLSTVARLLAIKSQYNLSVACYDNYVGLVHELLPPNSKIPQDFYRSKKLLEGLGMQYHKIDVCEKNCMLYYKDNKNKDTCDICGTSRYKDGSNKVPRKVLRYLPITDRLQRLYAHEGTAKLMRSHKEDHVARSTKMLHPCHGKAWKQFDDDFPDFAEDARNVRLGFATDGFTPYKLNAASYSCWPVFWVPYNLPPGVCMKPEYIFLAMVIPGPEHPGNKLSVLLQPMIDELLNLWAGVKTYDASVKRHFTMRASYLWSIHDFPAYGMFAGWSTHGIFACPQCMCEGNAYRLKKGLKATWFDCHRRFLPIDHPFRNEANAFRKGKM from the coding sequence ATGGCAGATCATGGCTGGATGTATAGTGGTTGGAAGCGTGGTAGGCCAACGAATGAATGGGTTGAGAAAACAAATGAGTTTTTGGATCGTGCCTACTCAATCCCTGAATTAGTTGAGTCTGATACAATTAAGTGCCCTTGTGCCATGTGTCGGAATTATTTCAGGCATAAAAGGCCTAAGATAGAGTTGCATTTGTGCCACAATGGGTACAAAGAAAATTACCAAACTTGGACATCACATGGAGAGAGGCGGGAAAACCATGAACATGTGATTGGTTTAGAGGTACAGCCTGAGGGATTTGGTGAGACGGATCGAAtggatgatatgcttgttgactTAGCTGGTGGGCACCCACCATTAGATGAGGAAACACCAACTGGTTTTGCTGAAGCTTTCTATAGAATGGCTGTTAGTGCAGATGAGCGAGTACATGACCAAACCTTGCACTCTAGGCTCTCTACTGTTGCTCGTCTATTGGCCATTAAATCACAGTACAATCTGTCAGTAGCATGTTATGATAATTATGTGGGCCTTGTGCATGAACTCCTTCCCCCTAATTCTAAGATCCCCCAAGATTTCTATCGTTCCAAAAAACTGCTAGAGGGCCTTGGCATGCAATACCATAAAATTGATGTTTGTGAAAAAAATTGTATGCTATACTACAAAGATAACAAGAATAAGGATACGTGTGACATATGTGGTACCTCCCGCTATAAGGATGGATCAAACAAGGTTCCACGTAAAGTGTTGCGCTACCTGCCTATTACAGATAGGTTACAAAGATTATATGCACATGAGGGCACAGCAAAACTAATGCGTTCACACAAAGAAGATCATGTCGCAAGGTCTACAAAAATGTTGCATCCATGCCATGGCAAGGCATGGAAGCAATTTGATGATGATTTCCCAGATTTTGCAGAAGATGCTAGGAACGTAAGACTTGGGTTTGCAACTGATGGATTCACACCATATAAATTGAATGCAGCTTCTTACTCTTGTTGGCCAGTTTTTTGGGTTCCCTATAATCTTCCTCCTGGTGTTTGCATGAAGCCTGAGTACATATTCCTTGCTATGGTCATCCCTGGACCAGAACATCCTGGAAACAAACTAAGTGTATTGCTACAACCTATGATAGATGAATTGCTAAATTTATGGGCTGGGGTAAAAACATATGATGCTTCGGTGAAGCGACACTTTACTATgagagcatcatacttatggtcAATACATGATTTTCCAGCATATGGCATGTTTGCTGGATGGAGCACCCATGGGATTTTTGCATGTCCACAATGCATGTGTGAGGGCAATGCATATCGATTAAAGAAAGGCCTTAAGGCTACATGGTTTGACTGCCATAGGCGGTTTCTTCCTATAGATCATCCCTTTCGAAACGAAGCAAATGCGTTTCGCAAGGGCAAG